A window of Candidatus Nealsonbacteria bacterium genomic DNA:
ATTTAAAAATATAAAAGAGGATCTAGATTTTCTAGTTTCCAAGTACTTAATCCCCGGTACTAGTCAGCGCAGTATCGAGGCCGACCGAGAGGCCTTCGATTTGAGTCTTATCCCTGAAGGCTAAATTTGACAAAATTACAACGAAACGATATAATTATGGCAGTTCATCGAAAAAAAGGAGGTGTAAGAATGGAAAAGGGTATGTACCGTGTAACGTTTACGGCAATACCGGGAATTCCTCTAATTCAAGAAAGAGATGATCTTGGTAGTATTATCGTAGAATGTGCGAAATCAGCGGGACTGAAGTTTCAGGACAAAGACATTTTAGTCGTGACTTCAAAAATTGTTTCGAAAGCAGAGAATAGACTGATTTCTTTGAAAACCGTCCAACCCTCAAGGAGAGCACATAGGGTAGCAGAAATCAGCGGTAAAGATCCGAAAATCGTTGAGCTGATGATGAAAGAAGGGAATTTCTTAGAGGTCAGGCACGGTGTAATTGTAACAGTTCATCGTCTCGGATTTATCTGCACGAGTGCCGGCATTGATAAAGCAAATACTGGTTATCCAGAAGAAGAGCTTGTCAGTATGCTCCCAGAGAATCCTGATAAGAGCGCAGGGAGAATACGAAAGAAAATCGAAGAACTAACTGGTAAAAAGATTGGAGTCTTAATTAATGATTCCCTTGGTGTGCAGTATCGAAATGGCTCCATTGGGATGACGGTAGGACTTTCCGGGTTTCCTGCCCTTCTAAGAAGTAGTTCAGGTAAAGACCTCTATCAAAAAAAACGAAATATATGTATCTCGTTTGCCGATGAGATTGCTGCTGCCGCCTCGCTTCTTATGGGACAGGGCAATGTCGGTATACCGGTAGTACTAGCGAGGGGGTTAAGGTATCCAAGGAAAAGCGGACATCTCAGAGACCTTATTGCTGCCGAGCAGATTAAGAATGGTCTAAAAAAGAAAAAGGGCGTCTGAAAATTGTAAGATGCCCTCTTTTTATTCTTATTTATAGAATGGATGCGGTTTGAGTTGAACTCAGATAATATGCCCCTGGCTTGCTCCTTTGTTGACATAGATTTTTAACCATTTTATAATAAAAAAGACATCTCTGGAAGAAATTGATAGGGCAGAAATTTCTTATGGTTTATATAGGAAGCAATAAAACCGAATAAGTGGTCTAACTTTATGTATTATTTTGCTAAGATGAAAATACAAATTAAACGGATCGACATAGCGCCCAAAGGGGCGTTTTATACTATTATCAGCAATTTGGATAAAAGTTTATGAGACTCTACTTAGTCCGCCATGGACAAACAATCGAAAATATAAAAAAAATAACCATGGGCCAAAAACATGGTAAACTTACTTATACTGGGATTAAACAAGCAGAGCTTTTAGGAAAGCAATTAAAAGGTTATGATTTTGACATTATATACTGCTCTGATTTAAAAAGAGCTTCTGACACTCTAAAGAGAGTAAAAAAATATCTACCCAAAATACCGGTGATTTATACGAAAGATTTAAGAGAAACAAAATTGGGTGAACTTGAGGGAAAAAGATGGGATAAAATTTCTATGGAAGATATCCCCGGAGATTTCATGACCAGAAAAGCTAAGGGGGGAGAATCGCTTCAAGGGGTTAAAAAGAGGATAAATAGGTTTATAAATCTGCTGAACAAAAATCATGCCAATGATAAAGTTTTAATCGTTACCCATGCAGGTACAATAAAGATGTTTTTATCCATCTTGCAAAAAATTCCAGTTAAGAAAATTTTTAAGACAGTTGATTTAAAAAATACAAGCATTTGTGAAATAGAAGTAACTCCTAGTGAAACTAAAGTTTACTATATAAACAAGACAGATCATCTAAACAACAAAAAAATAGATATCATTGTTGGGTTACCTTCGTACAACGAGGAAGATTCTATTAGAAAGGTTTTAGAAACCATTGATAAAGGGTTAAAAAAGTTCTATGATCCGCACAAATGCTTAATTGTAAATTTCGATAGTGGTAGTAAAGATGATACTAAATCTGTTTTTTTGAATACAGAAACAACTTGTCTAAAAAAGTATTATAATACCGGCAGAAGATCTCGCGGAAAAGGCATAAATCTTATCAAACTGTTTAATCTCTGTGTGGAGTTAGATGCAGAATATATAGCTACTATTGACAGTGATATATACACAATAAATGAAAACTGGCCGAGACTTCTCTTGCAGCCATTGATAAAAAAGAAGTGTGATTATGTTGTGCCAGTCTATACCCGTAATAGATTTGAGGGTAGTAACACCAACCACTTAACTTATCCTTTGATCTACGCCATATTCGGAGTTAAGATTAGGCAGCCCATAGGGGGTGATTTTGGATTAAGTAAAAAATTTTGTAAATTTTTATTAAAACAGCCATTAATAGAATCAACCCTAAAATATGGTATAGATATCTTTATGACCTGCCATGCTGTCGGTGGAGGATTCAAAATAGCAGAATCTTATCTAGGGAGAAAATTTCATAAACAAAGTTTTCCTAAAATAGTGCCAATGTCTAAACAAATATTATCCTCAGCAATACATACAACCAAGATTTATCAAAGTAAAAAGAGAAAAGCCAAACCTGAAATAATTAAAAGTAGAAGAAGAATAAATATTGATCGACTAAGTATGTATTCTCACAAAAGAAAAGTTCCCACATTATTAAAACGAATGAAATTTGAATTTATTAAAAATGAAAAAGATTATCAAAAACTTCTGGGTAATTCTTTTGTACCCATATCTGAAGTGATAAGAAGTGGAAAACCTATTATATCGGATAAACATTGGACTACAGCCTTATCGCTATTTTTAAAATATTGCTATAAAAGGAATTTTGACGAGAAGTTAATTCCTTATATTACTAATTTAGTAATACCAATTTTTATTTGGCGTGTAATATCGTTTTGGGTAAAAATTGAAAAAGAAAAGCCACAAAAGATTGAGGCTATGATAGAAAAACAAGCTGAATTATTAAAACGCAAACTTTAAAATTAAAATTTTTTTAAAAATGTATTTTACTAATGGGCTTATGCCCGTTTTTTATTACATTATATATTTTTATATTTAATCTCTTTAGCTGTTTTGTATAGCTGATTTATAAAAACAGTTCTCTTATAAGCTTCTTCAAAGCTAACTAAATTAATATCTTTTTTACCCGTCAGTAAATATTCAGAAAGTTTTTTGATTAAAATATTGTGACCATTACCGTAAACTGGAGAATTTTTGACTTCGGGTTTAAAATCTACATCACATTTATCTTTGAAAGAAGAATAAAGTAATTCATTTAAAGCAACACCCCCAATTTTAATAGATCCCCGTTCAAAAATGACAAAAATACTACTCTCTAAATTGCGAGGCACCGACGAAACAACTACTTCCAGATTGAAAATAGTATCACCTGATTTGAATTGTGCTAAAAACAAATCCTCGGTATTGATTTTTTTGTGATAAATTTTCTTCCTAAATGAGTTAATTACTTTCACTGTTGATTTGGGAGAAAAATTTTCCATCATAATATCAATTATATGTATTCCTTGGTTAAACAATATCCCACCTTCAAGTTTTTTCTTGCCTCGCCAAGACTTTTTGTAATAATCTTTATCTCTAAACCATCTGACATTACCAAAAATATATAAAATCTTACCCGTTTTTTTACTATTGATTAATTTTTTTAAAAATAAAATTGGAGGGTTAAAACGGTTCTGAAAAACTACGAAGATATTTTTATCATAATTTTTAATTTTTCTAATTTCGTTCGCTTCTTTTTCATTTAAACAAACGGGCTTTTCGCATAAACATTTCTTATTAGAACGCAAAGCTTTAATTATCATATCCTTATGTGTATGATGGGGAGTACAAATATCTACAACATCAACATTTTCAATCAGCTCCCCTAAATTACGAAAATGTTCTTCACCGACTGAGTTCATTTTCTTTTTATCTATATCAAATACTCCTCCTAATTCTGAATTTTTATCAGCCTTAATTGCTAGTAAATGTTTCTTTAATATTCTTCCGCAACCGACTATCCCATATCGTATTTTTTTATTACTTAAAATCTCTTTCAATTCATTTATTGAATTACCCGAATCACGATATCTATTCTTTTTATTAGTATGAGTTTCAATAGAAAAAATTAAGTCTTTATCAGCAAACTTTTTAATTGAGGAAAGGTGTTTTTTGTAGTTAATATCACCCGCGCCCACAGGAACGTATTCTTTTTTCGTTTGCGAATAGTCTTTAATGTGTACATACCGGATATATTTACCTAGTTTTACAATATCTTTATCCTGGAGTTTTTTTCCTTGTTTATAAAGATTACCTATGTCCAACAATACTCTCAAATGTTTAGAATTGTATCTTTTGACAGCTTTATACAAACTATCTACTGAATCAATATTGCAAGCAGGTTCATTTTCTAAAAGCAATATTTTATTTTTCTTTTTAGCTAAATCTAACAGTTTTTCTATTTCTTTATCAAGATGTTTTATTTTAAAGTCTTTGTATTTTAAGAAAGAAAAAACCCTAATATATTTTGTTTTAAAAATATCAGCGATAATAAAGACTTTCTCATAGTCAGCTTTACTTTTATTATTAAAGCCAAAGCTATCAATTTTAATATTGCCTACCTTTTTAGCTTTTATTCCTGAAGGATACCACTTCAAAATAGGAGAAGCTATACATGTTACCTTAATACCATTCCTATTTAAGTAAATCGCCAATTTTCTTAGTACTGGCAAGGGTATATCTAAGACATTTTTACCGTTAATTGATCTCAAGTCGACATTCTTTATTTTGTGGAGTTTTAAAAACAGAACAACCCGTTTTGGGTCATCACTTATTTCATCATTAATTATTGAAATTCTCTTCATGTTATCAAAATTTTTGTAGAATCTTTATTAGCCTTTTCTCTATAAGTTTTATATTGACTTTTTTTAAATCGTGACCAACCCATAATTTAAAAGCACTGATTGCTTGGTAAATCATCATATCAAGACCAGAGCAAACTTTGCCCCCTTTTTTTTCGGCATCCAATAGAAATTTTGTCTTATAAGGATTAAATATAGCATCAAAGAAATATTTACCCTTTAAATCACCGATTTTGTTAAAAATTTTCTGGTTAACTATTTCTTCATTTGACTTTGGGAACATTCCAACAGGAGTGGCATTTATAATAATATTTGATTTTCTTAAAAATTTCTCTATATTTTCATTATTTAACTTCACCGCATTGATTTTTTTATTTGATTTTACTGAAATGTCATCGGAGACTTTATTTGCCTGTTTTATATTA
This region includes:
- a CDS encoding glycosyltransferase, with the translated sequence MRLYLVRHGQTIENIKKITMGQKHGKLTYTGIKQAELLGKQLKGYDFDIIYCSDLKRASDTLKRVKKYLPKIPVIYTKDLRETKLGELEGKRWDKISMEDIPGDFMTRKAKGGESLQGVKKRINRFINLLNKNHANDKVLIVTHAGTIKMFLSILQKIPVKKIFKTVDLKNTSICEIEVTPSETKVYYINKTDHLNNKKIDIIVGLPSYNEEDSIRKVLETIDKGLKKFYDPHKCLIVNFDSGSKDDTKSVFLNTETTCLKKYYNTGRRSRGKGINLIKLFNLCVELDAEYIATIDSDIYTINENWPRLLLQPLIKKKCDYVVPVYTRNRFEGSNTNHLTYPLIYAIFGVKIRQPIGGDFGLSKKFCKFLLKQPLIESTLKYGIDIFMTCHAVGGGFKIAESYLGRKFHKQSFPKIVPMSKQILSSAIHTTKIYQSKKRKAKPEIIKSRRRINIDRLSMYSHKRKVPTLLKRMKFEFIKNEKDYQKLLGNSFVPISEVIRSGKPIISDKHWTTALSLFLKYCYKRNFDEKLIPYITNLVIPIFIWRVISFWVKIEKEKPQKIEAMIEKQAELLKRKL
- the cofE gene encoding coenzyme F420-0:L-glutamate ligase; its protein translation is MTKLQRNDIIMAVHRKKGGVRMEKGMYRVTFTAIPGIPLIQERDDLGSIIVECAKSAGLKFQDKDILVVTSKIVSKAENRLISLKTVQPSRRAHRVAEISGKDPKIVELMMKEGNFLEVRHGVIVTVHRLGFICTSAGIDKANTGYPEEELVSMLPENPDKSAGRIRKKIEELTGKKIGVLINDSLGVQYRNGSIGMTVGLSGFPALLRSSSGKDLYQKKRNICISFADEIAAAASLLMGQGNVGIPVVLARGLRYPRKSGHLRDLIAAEQIKNGLKKKKGV